Proteins encoded in a region of the Campylobacter geochelonis genome:
- a CDS encoding purine-nucleoside phosphorylase encodes MIVCAGEVESFKFATPVGIGLIDSAINLTNLLTEKLPKELIFVGTAGLYKDGEILKIYESSSCVQHEISNLDKKSYSPIMARLTTDVSRETIIANSSNFITTDKISAYKFANLGYFLENMEFYSILRVANFFKIPAYGIFCSTNFCDEFAHIDFLKNHKNAKILIEEYVKKKGII; translated from the coding sequence TTGATAGTTTGTGCTGGAGAAGTTGAAAGCTTTAAATTTGCTACTCCTGTTGGAATCGGACTTATCGATAGTGCTATAAATTTAACAAATTTGCTTACAGAAAAGCTACCAAAAGAGTTGATTTTCGTTGGAACTGCTGGGCTTTATAAAGATGGAGAAATTTTAAAAATTTATGAGAGCAGCTCTTGCGTTCAGCATGAAATTTCAAATTTAGATAAGAAATCTTACTCGCCGATTATGGCTAGATTAACCACTGATGTTTCACGTGAAACAATCATCGCAAACTCCTCCAACTTCATAACTACAGACAAAATTTCAGCCTATAAATTTGCAAATTTGGGCTATTTTTTAGAAAATATGGAGTTTTACTCTATTTTACGCGTTGCGAATTTTTTTAAAATTCCAGCTTACGGAATTTTTTGCAGCACGAATTTTTGTGATGAGTTCGCTCATATAGATTTTCTTAAAAATCACAAAAATGCCAAAATTTTAATTGAAGAATATGTTAAGAAAAAAGGAATTATTTGA
- the hisF gene encoding imidazole glycerol phosphate synthase subunit HisF, protein MDKFAKRIIPCLDVNNAKVVKGINFVNLQDVGDPVETAKRYNDEGADELCFLDITASHEKRKTIVDVVEKVAKELFIPLTVGGGIRTLDDISALLNVGCDKISINSAAIANPDLITKAAAKFGSQCIVVAIDAKKVGENYHVFINGGRVDTGLDALEWAKELECRGCGEILLTSMDKDGTKSGYDLNITSKMSKMLNIPIIASGGAGNMAHIKDAFTHGADAALAASIFHFGEIKISDLKKYLLENGIGVRI, encoded by the coding sequence GTGGATAAATTTGCTAAAAGAATCATCCCTTGTCTTGATGTAAATAACGCAAAAGTTGTAAAAGGTATAAATTTTGTGAATTTACAAGATGTTGGCGATCCTGTTGAAACTGCCAAAAGATACAACGATGAGGGTGCGGATGAGCTTTGTTTTTTAGATATCACAGCTTCGCACGAAAAGCGAAAAACCATAGTTGATGTTGTAGAAAAAGTCGCAAAAGAGCTTTTTATCCCTCTAACTGTTGGTGGCGGAATTCGAACCCTTGATGATATTTCGGCTCTTCTAAACGTTGGATGTGATAAAATCAGCATAAACTCGGCTGCTATCGCTAATCCTGATTTGATAACCAAAGCTGCGGCTAAATTTGGCTCTCAGTGCATAGTTGTGGCGATTGATGCTAAAAAAGTTGGTGAAAATTACCATGTTTTTATAAATGGCGGCAGAGTTGATACCGGGCTTGATGCGCTTGAGTGGGCAAAAGAGCTTGAATGTAGAGGTTGTGGTGAGATTTTACTAACTTCTATGGATAAAGACGGCACAAAAAGCGGTTATGATCTAAACATCACAAGCAAAATGAGTAAAATGCTAAATATCCCAATCATAGCAAGTGGTGGCGCTGGAAATATGGCGCATATAAAAGATGCTTTCACACATGGCGCAGACGCGGCTTTGGCAGCTTCGATTTTTCACTTTGGCGAGATAAAAATATCAGATTTAAAAAAATATCTTTTAGAAAATGGTATCGGAGTTAGAATTTGA
- the rsmA gene encoding 16S rRNA (adenine(1518)-N(6)/adenine(1519)-N(6))-dimethyltransferase RsmA has product MIKAKKQFGQNFLIDKSVLSKIIQAIPKGVYNIVEIGPGLGDLTAELLKISEVESYEIDVDLYKILLDKFSQDIQKNRLKLHLGDVVDTWQKSGLSKKRYFLVANLPYYVATRIILDAIDDELCEGFVIMIQKEVADKFCALGGEREFSALSVLGNLQGECKSLFDVLPQAFNPPPKVVSSVIKLEKKDSLFCENSPFADKKEYVEFKDFLKICFVSPRKTLAKNLSSKFDKSLVNEAFDKLNLDKNLRAHQLNNALFIKIFNFLKAGNGKQRE; this is encoded by the coding sequence ATGATTAAAGCTAAAAAACAGTTCGGACAAAATTTTCTTATCGATAAAAGCGTGCTTAGTAAAATCATCCAAGCGATTCCCAAAGGTGTGTATAACATCGTTGAAATTGGGCCTGGCTTAGGTGATTTAACCGCTGAATTATTAAAAATTTCAGAGGTTGAAAGTTATGAAATTGATGTAGATCTTTATAAAATTTTATTAGATAAATTTAGTCAAGATATACAAAAAAACAGATTGAAACTCCATCTTGGAGATGTTGTTGATACGTGGCAAAAGAGTGGTTTAAGCAAAAAAAGATACTTTTTAGTTGCAAATTTACCATACTATGTAGCAACGAGGATTATACTAGACGCGATTGATGATGAGCTTTGTGAGGGCTTTGTCATCATGATACAAAAAGAGGTCGCTGATAAATTCTGCGCACTTGGTGGTGAGAGAGAATTTAGCGCCTTGTCTGTGCTTGGAAATTTACAAGGCGAGTGCAAGAGCCTTTTTGATGTCTTACCGCAAGCGTTTAATCCGCCTCCTAAAGTAGTTTCATCTGTCATAAAACTTGAGAAAAAAGATAGTCTTTTTTGTGAAAATTCGCCATTTGCGGATAAAAAAGAGTATGTGGAATTTAAAGATTTTTTAAAAATTTGCTTTGTATCTCCACGAAAAACTTTGGCAAAAAATCTCTCGAGTAAATTTGATAAGTCTTTAGTAAATGAAGCTTTTGACAAGCTAAATTTAGATAAAAATTTAAGAGCACATCAGCTTAACAACGCCTTATTTATAAAAATTTTTAATTTTTTAAAGGCAGGAAATGGAAAACAACGAGAGTAA